One segment of Treponema vincentii F0403 DNA contains the following:
- a CDS encoding protein-ADP-ribose hydrolase — protein MTQNDRRIFLIEYLLRENPNYRDVQMPDDEDEQKNLLRSLMNIRLPQHTSEEFLHIQDSYLQEAIRQRGITGLADLKPVTGRGNGDWYVWRGDITTLKVDAIVNAANSGMTGCWQPCHACIDNCIHTFAGVQLRAVCAGIMQKQGHEEPTGTAKITPAFNLPCKYVLHTVGPIISGQLTDRDCMLLANCYTSCLNLAAENGVKSIAFCCISTGVFRFPAQKAAEIAVSTVEDWKAKNNSTMKIVFNVFSEQDEAIYNKLMS, from the coding sequence ATGACACAAAATGACCGGCGTATTTTTTTAATCGAATATCTTTTAAGGGAAAATCCCAACTATCGCGATGTGCAGATGCCGGATGATGAGGATGAACAGAAGAACCTGCTCCGCTCTCTGATGAACATTCGGCTGCCGCAGCATACAAGCGAAGAGTTCCTGCACATACAGGACAGCTATTTACAAGAAGCGATCCGGCAGCGCGGCATTACCGGCCTTGCCGATTTAAAACCGGTTACCGGACGGGGCAACGGGGATTGGTATGTGTGGAGGGGCGACATTACAACGCTTAAGGTCGATGCGATTGTGAACGCGGCGAACAGCGGTATGACCGGATGCTGGCAGCCCTGCCATGCGTGCATCGACAACTGCATCCACACCTTCGCGGGAGTGCAGCTGCGCGCCGTGTGTGCCGGCATCATGCAAAAACAAGGACACGAAGAGCCGACCGGAACCGCAAAGATTACGCCTGCGTTCAATTTACCGTGCAAGTATGTGCTGCATACCGTAGGGCCGATTATCAGCGGTCAACTTACCGACCGCGACTGCATGCTGCTTGCAAACTGCTACACGTCCTGCCTGAACCTCGCAGCCGAAAACGGCGTAAAATCTATTGCCTTTTGCTGTATTTCAACCGGTGTATTCCGATTCCCTGCTCAAAAAGCAGCGGAGATTGCCGTCTCAACGGTTGAAGACTGGAAAGCAAAAAACAACAGCACAATGAAAATCGTGTTTAATGTATTCAGCGAACAGGATGAAGCCATTTATAACAAATTGATGTCTTGA
- a CDS encoding flavodoxin family protein translates to METVIIHGQNHKGSTYHIANNLALKVGGNIKEFFLPKDFGEFCTGCTKCFLESEKQCPHFDRLNPITETIDKADLIILASPVYVMHPTGSMKAFLDHYGYRWMVHRPEETMFSKQGVCISTAAGGGMKSANKDMADSLFFWGVAEIYTYGKAVHAVKWQDVSEKNKKSIDKALSSLAKKITDKYGKAKPGIKTKLMFNIIRLLQNKIRNRADMDYWQEKGWRDKNRPWK, encoded by the coding sequence ATGGAAACAGTGATTATACACGGACAAAATCATAAGGGATCAACATATCATATTGCGAACAATCTGGCATTGAAAGTCGGAGGAAACATAAAAGAGTTTTTTTTGCCGAAAGATTTCGGTGAGTTTTGTACCGGTTGTACAAAGTGTTTTTTAGAATCGGAAAAACAATGTCCGCATTTCGACAGACTTAACCCTATTACCGAGACGATAGACAAAGCCGATTTGATTATTCTTGCAAGTCCCGTATATGTAATGCACCCAACGGGTTCTATGAAAGCATTTTTAGATCATTACGGATATCGTTGGATGGTACACCGGCCGGAGGAAACAATGTTTTCGAAGCAGGGTGTGTGTATTTCCACTGCCGCGGGTGGGGGTATGAAATCTGCAAATAAAGATATGGCAGACAGTTTGTTTTTTTGGGGAGTTGCTGAAATTTATACATACGGCAAAGCTGTTCATGCTGTAAAATGGCAAGATGTAAGTGAAAAAAATAAAAAATCCATAGATAAAGCATTAAGCTCTCTTGCAAAAAAAATTACCGATAAGTATGGTAAAGCGAAGCCCGGAATAAAAACAAAACTGATGTTCAATATCATACGCCTCTTACAAAATAAAATTCGGAATCGGGCAGATATGGATTATTGGCAGGAAAAGGGATGGCGGGATAAAAACCGTCCGTGGAAATAA